A genomic window from Flavobacterium sp. I3-2 includes:
- a CDS encoding NAD(P)H-dependent oxidoreductase yields the protein MSLIENLNWRYAVKAYDPTKKVSQENINKIVEAARLAPTSSGLQPFKVIVVQNQDVKEKLVQGALNPECMRDCSHVLIFAAWDRYTEKRIDDIYDLTTDERGLPRGRFDSYTDKLKEIYLNQTAEENHAHIARQTYIALGMALAQAAELKIGSTPVEGFNNAVVDEVLNLSSLGLKSVSLMYVGYSDEQIDWLRSMKKVRNPKSDFVIEI from the coding sequence ATGAGTTTAATTGAAAATTTAAATTGGAGATATGCGGTTAAAGCTTACGACCCAACAAAAAAAGTAAGTCAAGAAAATATCAACAAAATTGTAGAAGCAGCTCGTTTAGCTCCGACTTCATCCGGATTACAACCTTTTAAAGTTATTGTGGTTCAAAATCAAGATGTAAAAGAAAAATTGGTTCAAGGTGCGTTGAATCCTGAATGTATGCGAGATTGTTCTCATGTTTTGATTTTTGCAGCTTGGGACCGTTATACAGAAAAACGTATCGATGATATTTATGATTTAACGACAGATGAACGTGGTTTGCCACGTGGACGATTTGATAGTTACACAGATAAATTAAAAGAAATTTATTTGAATCAAACAGCCGAAGAAAATCATGCACATATTGCACGTCAAACTTATATTGCTTTAGGAATGGCTTTGGCACAAGCTGCCGAACTTAAAATTGGTTCAACACCAGTTGAAGGTTTTAATAATGCAGTGGTTGACGAAGTTTTAAATTTAAGTTCATTAGGCTTAAAAAGCGTTTCGTTAATGTATGTCGGATATTCAGACGAACAAATCGATTGGTTAAGATCGATGAAAAAAGTCCGTAATCCAAAATCAGATTTTGTAATCGAAATCTAA
- a CDS encoding bifunctional 5,10-methylenetetrahydrofolate dehydrogenase/5,10-methenyltetrahydrofolate cyclohydrolase — translation MQLLDGKKVSEEIKNEIAIDVAKMKERGEKVPHLAAILVGSNGASLTYVGSKVKACEKVGFDSTLVSMPVETTEEELLAKIDELNNNDDIDGFIVQLPLPKHIDEQKVLNAVNPDKDVDGFHPENFGRMALELESFIPATPFGILQLLERNKIETKGKKVVVIGRSNIVGKPMSLLMSRKAYPGNATVTLTHSATQNIEEITREADIVITALGVPEFLKANMIKDGAVIVDVGITRVTDENHPKGYVIKGDVAFDEVAEKASWITPVPGGVGPMTIAMLMKNTLIARERSANK, via the coding sequence ATGCAACTACTAGACGGAAAAAAAGTTTCGGAAGAAATCAAAAATGAGATTGCTATTGATGTAGCAAAAATGAAAGAACGTGGTGAAAAAGTACCGCACTTAGCTGCTATTTTGGTAGGAAGTAATGGTGCAAGTTTAACTTACGTTGGAAGTAAAGTGAAAGCTTGTGAAAAAGTAGGTTTCGATTCAACTTTGGTTTCTATGCCAGTTGAAACAACTGAAGAGGAATTATTGGCTAAAATTGATGAATTGAATAACAATGACGATATCGACGGATTTATTGTTCAATTGCCATTGCCAAAACACATTGATGAGCAAAAAGTTTTAAATGCTGTAAATCCAGATAAAGATGTTGATGGTTTCCATCCAGAAAACTTCGGAAGAATGGCTTTGGAATTAGAATCTTTTATTCCTGCAACGCCTTTCGGAATTTTACAATTATTAGAGCGTAACAAAATCGAAACAAAAGGTAAAAAAGTTGTTGTAATTGGTCGTTCTAATATCGTTGGAAAACCAATGAGTTTATTGATGAGTCGTAAAGCTTATCCAGGAAATGCAACCGTAACGTTAACGCATTCGGCAACTCAAAACATCGAAGAGATTACACGAGAAGCAGATATCGTTATCACAGCTTTAGGTGTTCCAGAATTCTTAAAAGCAAATATGATTAAAGACGGAGCTGTAATTGTTGACGTTGGAATTACACGCGTTACTGACGAAAACCATCCAAAAGGTTATGTAATTAAAGGTGATGTTGCTTTTGACGAAGTAGCAGAAAAAGCATCTTGGATTACACCAGTTCCAGGTGGAGTAGGACCAATGACCATTGCTATGTTAATGAAAAACACTTTAATAGCGAGAGAGCGTAGCGCAAATAAATAA
- a CDS encoding peptidylprolyl isomerase → MKNKLLVGICFLLSLFSVAQTNQLLFKTSYGNFKVVLYDFTPKHRDLILDAIKDEVYQEAFFNRIIENFVVQGGEHDNDIAERETNLPLESRLRLLPEFDERAFHKLGALGAGRDENVDKASFLNQIYFVVGKPVNITDLEKIEHQKNIKFTEQQIQTYLTQGGLPRLDYDYTVFGEVIEGLEVLLKISKVAVNNEDYPIDDVSFRINVLK, encoded by the coding sequence ATGAAAAATAAACTTTTAGTAGGAATTTGTTTCCTACTTTCATTGTTCTCGGTGGCTCAAACCAATCAATTGCTCTTCAAAACATCTTACGGAAATTTCAAAGTGGTTTTGTATGATTTTACACCCAAACATCGCGATTTAATTTTAGATGCAATTAAAGATGAGGTTTATCAAGAAGCTTTTTTTAATCGTATAATCGAAAACTTTGTTGTTCAAGGTGGTGAACATGATAATGATATTGCCGAGCGTGAAACTAATTTACCTTTAGAAAGTAGATTAAGATTATTGCCAGAGTTTGATGAACGAGCATTTCATAAATTGGGTGCTTTAGGTGCCGGAAGAGATGAAAATGTGGATAAAGCGTCATTTTTAAATCAAATTTATTTTGTAGTTGGTAAACCTGTAAATATTACTGATTTAGAAAAAATAGAACATCAAAAAAATATAAAATTTACCGAACAACAAATTCAAACATATTTAACTCAAGGCGGTTTACCACGTTTAGATTATGATTATACCGTTTTTGGTGAAGTTATAGAAGGTTTGGAAGTTTTATTAAAAATTAGTAAAGTAGCTGTTAATAACGAAGATTATCCTATAGACGATGTGAGTTTTAGAATTAATGTTTTAAAATAG
- the ffh gene encoding signal recognition particle protein: protein MFDNLSDKLDKALHILKGHGKITEVNVADTLKEVRRALLDADVNFKIAKDFTTRVKEKAIGQDVLTTLQPGQLMVKIVKDELTELMGGDAAGVNLSGNPSVILMSGLQGSGKTTFSGKLANFLKTKKNKKPLLVACDIYRPAAINQLHVVGDQIGVEVYSEPDNKNAVSIAANAIAYAKQNGFNVVIVDTAGRLAIDEEMMNEIANVHAAIKPQETLFVVDAMTGQDAVNTAKAFNDRLDFDGVILTKLDGDTRGGAAISIKSIVNKPIKFIGTGEKMDAIDVFYPDRMADRILGMGDVISLVERAQEQYDEEEARKLQKKIAKNEFGFDDFLSQIQQVKKMGSMKDLVGMIPGVGKALKDVEIEDDAFKHIEAIIHSMTPAERAKPTLLDAKRKLRVAKGSGTDINQVNQLLKQFDQMSKMMKMMQGAKGKNLMRMMGGMNGMR from the coding sequence ATGTTCGATAATTTAAGTGATAAACTAGATAAAGCTCTACATATATTAAAAGGTCACGGTAAAATTACTGAGGTAAATGTTGCCGATACTTTAAAAGAAGTGCGTCGTGCCTTATTAGATGCCGATGTTAACTTTAAAATTGCGAAAGATTTTACCACTCGTGTAAAAGAAAAAGCAATTGGTCAAGACGTATTAACTACGTTACAGCCAGGGCAATTAATGGTTAAAATCGTTAAAGATGAATTAACAGAATTAATGGGTGGAGATGCTGCTGGTGTAAACTTGTCTGGTAATCCGTCGGTTATTTTGATGTCTGGTTTACAAGGTTCGGGTAAAACAACGTTCTCTGGTAAATTAGCAAACTTCCTTAAAACAAAGAAAAACAAGAAACCTTTATTGGTTGCCTGTGATATTTATCGTCCGGCTGCGATTAATCAGTTACACGTAGTTGGAGACCAAATTGGTGTAGAAGTTTATTCTGAACCAGATAATAAAAATGCAGTTTCAATTGCTGCCAATGCAATTGCTTACGCAAAGCAAAACGGATTCAACGTTGTTATTGTCGATACGGCTGGTCGTTTAGCTATCGATGAAGAAATGATGAACGAGATTGCAAACGTTCATGCAGCAATCAAACCACAAGAAACGTTGTTTGTTGTTGATGCCATGACAGGTCAAGATGCGGTTAATACTGCTAAAGCTTTCAACGACCGTTTGGATTTTGATGGAGTTATTCTTACAAAATTAGATGGTGATACTCGTGGTGGAGCTGCTATTTCTATTAAATCAATCGTAAACAAACCGATTAAATTTATTGGAACAGGCGAGAAGATGGATGCGATTGATGTATTCTATCCAGATCGTATGGCAGATCGTATTTTAGGAATGGGTGACGTTATCTCGTTAGTAGAACGTGCTCAAGAACAATACGACGAAGAAGAAGCTCGAAAGCTTCAAAAGAAAATTGCTAAAAACGAATTTGGTTTTGACGATTTCTTATCGCAAATTCAACAAGTGAAAAAAATGGGATCGATGAAAGATCTTGTTGGGATGATTCCTGGTGTTGGAAAAGCATTAAAAGATGTTGAAATTGAAGACGACGCTTTTAAACATATCGAAGCTATCATACATTCGATGACTCCGGCTGAAAGAGCAAAACCTACATTATTAGATGCCAAACGTAAATTACGTGTAGCAAAAGGTTCTGGAACGGATATCAATCAAGTAAATCAATTGCTTAAACAGTTCGACCAAATGAGCAAAATGATGAAGATGATGCAAGGTGCAAAAGGTAAAAACCTAATGCGAATGATGGGCGGAATGAACGGAATGCGCTAA